The following are encoded together in the Parabacteroides chongii genome:
- a CDS encoding RNA polymerase sigma factor, producing the protein MNASITDEKLIAAIGNDDYTSYNKLFVRYYSRLCCYVYRLLGEKEDAEDVVQDLFFTLWNNRKKIAIGENVSGYLYKMARNLALNHIRTQTNYKTVLENREEQLSYYEENPLETEEFRMALYDCINLLPGRCKEVLLLHRVKGLKQKEIADQLSISVKTIKNQIWASLQRLKKCLEVKGI; encoded by the coding sequence TTGAATGCCTCTATTACAGATGAAAAACTAATTGCTGCAATCGGAAATGATGATTACACCAGTTACAATAAGCTGTTTGTACGATATTACAGCCGCTTGTGTTGTTATGTCTATCGTCTGTTAGGAGAGAAGGAGGATGCTGAGGATGTTGTGCAGGACTTATTCTTTACGCTTTGGAACAATCGGAAGAAAATAGCGATTGGCGAAAATGTTTCCGGATACCTTTATAAGATGGCTAGAAATTTGGCATTGAATCATATCCGTACGCAAACGAATTACAAAACAGTTTTAGAGAACCGGGAAGAGCAACTTTCTTATTACGAAGAAAATCCGCTTGAGACTGAAGAATTCCGCATGGCCCTTTACGATTGTATCAACCTGTTGCCTGGCAGGTGTAAAGAGGTGTTACTCCTTCACCGCGTAAAAGGACTGAAGCAGAAAGAGATTGCAGACCAGTTATCCATTTCAGTCAAAACAATTAAAAATCAGATATGGGCATCCCTTCAGAGGTTGAAAAAGTGCCTGGAGGTAAAAGGTATATAA
- a CDS encoding helix-turn-helix domain-containing protein: protein MEKEIEEKAPKNVHQGSNVRKLRNIMGIKQSSLAERLGTTQQKVSRIESQRVIEKDTLIQIANILNVSPKIIEELDENPLSVIIENNNFESGSYNTGVDNSNVGEENHHNTIHHPLDKIMELNKQATDLFERMLAVEKEKSALLEQLLKEKE from the coding sequence ATGGAAAAAGAAATAGAAGAGAAAGCCCCCAAAAACGTTCACCAGGGTTCGAACGTCCGCAAATTACGTAATATAATGGGTATCAAACAGAGCTCATTGGCGGAAAGGCTCGGTACTACGCAACAAAAGGTTTCACGTATCGAAAGCCAACGGGTAATCGAAAAAGATACGTTGATCCAAATCGCGAACATCCTAAATGTTTCTCCCAAGATCATTGAAGAACTGGATGAAAACCCGCTGTCAGTTATTATTGAAAATAACAATTTTGAAAGTGGAAGTTATAATACAGGAGTTGATAACTCGAATGTTGGAGAAGAAAATCATCACAATACAATCCATCATCCCCTAGATAAAATCATGGAATTGAACAAACAAGCCACCGACCTTTTTGAACGCATGCTGGCCGTTGAAAAAGAGAAGTCCGCTTTGTTGGAACAATTATTGAAGGAGAAAGAGTAA